A window from Citrus sinensis cultivar Valencia sweet orange chromosome 5, DVS_A1.0, whole genome shotgun sequence encodes these proteins:
- the LOC127902190 gene encoding uncharacterized mitochondrial protein AtMg00810-like: MVVTGNDEEEREALQKYLSREFEMKDLGALKYFLGIEVSRSKGGIFLSQRKYALDLLHEMGMTAFQPIDTPIGEGLKFCITSDQVPVDKGRYQRLIGRLMYFSHTRPDLAYALSVVSQFMHNPGEKHMKAIGPGQLMIDVLPQDTLPLWEATLSHGEARNNMSLPVRALKQNIEAWPLGYVKGYG, translated from the exons atgGTAGTTACAGGCAACGATGAGGAAGAAAGAGAGGCTCTTCAGAAGTACTTGTCGAGAGAGTTTGAGATGAAGGACTTAGGAGCCTTAAAATACTTTCTTGGAATTGAGGTTTCTCGATCTAAGGGAGGAATCTTCCTGTCTCAAAGGAAATATGCCTTAGATCTATTGCATGAAATGGGAATGACAGCTTTTCAGCCTATTGACACCCCAATAGGAGAAGGACTGAAGTTTTGTATTACCTCAGACCAAGTTCCAGTAGACAAAGGAAGATATCAAAGGCTGATTGGAAGATTGATGTACTTCTCCCACACAAGGCCAGATCTTGCTTATGCATTGAGTGTTGTAAGTCAGTTTATGCATAATCCTGGAGAAAAACACATGAAAGCA ATTGGACCGGGTCAGCTAATGATAGACGTTCTACCTCAGGATACTTTACCTTTGTGGGAGGCAACCTTGTCACATGGAGAAGCAAGAAACAACATGTCGTTGCCTGTTCGAGCGTTGAAGCAGAATATCGAGGCATGGCCCTTGGGGTATGTGAAGGGCTATGGATAA